The Borrelia sp. HM sequence AAAATATTTGTAAATAATTCTTTTTTGTCAAAGTCTTTATGTATTCCAAATCGGGTTAAAGAGAAATCATATTTTACGGGATCATCTTTATTGTTTTTTAAAAAGTGTTTTGTGACTTCTATTGCTTTTTTAAGACTTATATTTTTATTGATTTGGATATTAAATAGTTTTGATGAGATATATGTCATATGAGTGTCCATTGGCACTATTAAATTTGATGGATTGAATTTGTTCCAAATTCCTAAATCAACTTCATCTTTTCTTATCATCCATCTTAAAAATAGAAATAATCTTTTACAAGCACTGCCTTTTGAAGGTTTTGGAAGTATTATTCCAAATGATTGCCCATTCATTTTTTCCATTTGTGTTATTAGAGTATCTAAACTCAATACTAAGTTTTTATTTTTTTTGTAAATGTTATATAGTAAATTTTCAATTGTGAAATAATGTTCCTTGATCTTTTTAAAAGACATTAGTAATTGAACAATATCTTCTGTTTTAAAAAATCTATAAATAAAGTTTTTATATATTACATCCAAATCTTTTTTTTTAAGTCTTTCAAGTGTTTCTGAGGGCTGATTTCCCAGTGGTTTTAAAATTTGGTCAATTGCTAATAATATTTGTTCAACTCTTCCTAGTGCCAATGATGAGCTAATAAGTCCCACTAGCTCAATATCCTCTTGTTTAGTATATTTATATAAAAATTCTAGGGGATCAGGATGAACAAATTCTTTTTTATTGTATTTACTGTATATGAGTTCTAACGTATCTAATATAGTATTTTTATCTTTTTGCATTATCAAATTCTAATAATTCAAGTAATATTTTCTTTAACTTTTTATCATACAGCTTATCTGTTGCCCATTTTCCGGTTAGATCATATATTGTTGGTGCAGAACCCCTTTTTACTAAGTAAAATCTGGGATCAACCATATTTGATTTTATATTTTTACTTGAAGCATAAGCTTTTAAATGTTGAATATGTGCTCTTATTCCTTCTTTAATGTTAGAAAAAGAATTACCCTTTGTGAATTTATTAGTTGCTCCTATTCCTGAAAAATTGTGTTGTTCTTTAGAAACAATACCGTTAAATTTTAAAATACCTGTCTCAAGTAGCATTTGAGCATAAGCAATATCATAATTTATTCCTTCAATTAGAGATTCGTCTATATAAGTTTGTGCAATTTTTTTCACATATTCTGCTTCTAGATGAGGATTCATTTTTAATGTATATTTAACCAGAACTTCTATTTGACTTTTGCCTTTACTTAGTAAAAAAGGAATATACTTTTCTTTTTTTATTTCAGTGTTTATTTCAATTATGTCTTCAACACAATAACCTTTTACTGTTAATAATATCAAAGGTATTATTAACAGTAAAAATGTTTTTGGCATTTTTAAGATCCCCTTTCTTCAATAAATTTATTAATTTCATTGATTATGAAATCAAATCTTGGTACAATCAGGCTTTTCTCTTTAAGAAAATTAAAACTTTCTAAATAACTTCTGCTGAAGATAAAATCAGAAATTTCGCCAATATGATTCATATTTATTATCTTTATAGAAGATGGATCGATATTTGCTTTTTGCCATTCATTTTCATCTTTATTTATTAATAGTTGCAATGCTTTTATGTTTAAATTTTGAGGTTTTCCACCAATATTTATATATTTATTTATCTGTTTATTTGCACTGATAATTGAGTTTGCAATGTTTGCTTGGTTTCCCATTGTAATTAGAATTAACTTATTTAAATTCATTTTAGGACCTAAAAATTTTAGTTTTTGAGTTGATTTAATAAGTTCAAGAATATTTTGAATCTCTGAAACTTGAGATGGTATATCTTTTCTATCGCTAAAAATTTTTATAGGTTCTACTAAGTACTTAATAGCTACATTTAAAGTATAACTTAGCAATCCCGAATTGTCATTTTTAACAAAATTGCTAGTATTTATATTTTTGTATTTTGGTGCATATAAATAGACAATATTTCCTTTTTTAACTAGTCTATTTACAAATGATTTAAACATTGCATCATGAGAATAAAATGGCAGTATTATTAAGATGCTTTCATATATTTTTTGATTGTTGCTAATTGGAGCGTCTTTATAGACATTAGCGTATAAAGGGAGATAATTCATTTCATTTATGAAAAATGGATTAAATTTATAAGATGCAAAAGGGTTTTGATGTCTAAGTCCTATAGTAAGATTAGTTGGATACCAAATTGATAAGTTTAAATTGTTCTTTTGATCTTTGATCTTTGTAAAACCTACTTTGTAATTGGGATTTGTATCTTCTGGATAACTGATAAATAAGCCAAGATATGAAAATATTGTTGCAGTTAGTACAATAATGATTGATGGTAATACTATCATTATTTTAAATGGGATAGTTAAAATTATTCTTTGAAGTTTATTGTATTTTTTATTTTGTTTTCTTCTAAGGATTATTGTTTTTATAGTTTTAATAGTAGTTATGATTAAAAATAATAAAAATATTGCCCCAATATAAAACATCAATGGCCTAATTTCTATTAAATATAGTGTAATTATAAAAAAGATTCCTGGAAAGACTATAAAATAATCTTCATAAGAGAATTCTCTTTTAATATTGAATAAGTTTATTGCTAAGAATATACTAAAACTGATTAAGAATATCACTTCATAATATTGTTCGTTCATAAAAAATAATTTATTCCTTAATTAATTATAAGCGTAAAAATGTTATTTACAAAATAAATTGTAATCATCATTTATAATGATTAGTATACTTTATAAGTCATTCTTTTTTGAATGATTATATATATAAATATAACCTTATTTTTAACTTTTTAAAGTTAGAGTTAGATTGTTTTATTTTTTAGTGTGTCTTATTTTAGATATTTGTTGCTTTTTATCTTATTATTGTTTGTTTTTATTATAATATGATTAGAGTTCTTAACTTAAAGGACAGTGTTAAGATATGATGGGAATTTTTTTAGGCACCGGTGCATCAAGTGGTGTTCCTATGTTGAATTGCAATTGTAAAGTATGTAGTTTAAACTTAGCTAAAAATAAAAGACTTAGAAGTTCATTTTTGCTAAGTCTTCGTGGAATAAATTTATTAATTGATACAGGTCCTGATATTAGAATTCAGCTTTTAAGGGAAAATGTGATTCATTTAGATTTGGTGTTGTATACTCATGAGCATTATGATCATATTATGGGATTTGATGATATTAAATGTTACACTAGAACTTCTCCTTTGCCCATTTATGCGCGTGAGAGTACAATGCAACATATTAAAAATGCATTTCCGCATAATTTTTCATCAAAAATATCTATAAGCGGGAGAGCTAATGTCCTTCCTAATTTGGCAGTGGATTTACAACAAATTGTTTTTAAAGGGATCAATATAATACCAATTCCTTTATTGCATGGAGACATAGTCAGTTTAGGATATAGAATAAATAATTTAGCATATCTTACTGATGTTAAGTTTATTCCTGATATTTCTTATAATTATTTAAAAGGATTAGATGTACTTATAATAGATGCTTTAAGGATTAAGCCTCATCCTGGGCATTTAAATTTTGATGATGCTATTGTTGAGGTTAAAAAAATAAATCCTAAGATCACTTATTTTACACATATTTCGCATGATATAATGCATGAAGAATTTGATTATCTAAAAAGAGATAATATTTATCTGGCTTATGATGGTCTTAGGATATATACTTAAGTTGGTATTATAGTTAATGAATTTGATTTCTTGGAATGTAAATGGAATAAGAGCCCTTTTTGGTAAAGGTTTTCTTGATTTTATTGAAAAATATAATCCGGATATCTTATGCCTTCAAGAAACTAAGGCTTGTAAAGAACAATTGCCAAAAGAACTTGTTAATATTAAAGGATATTATTCTTACTTTTCAAAGTCCGTAATTAAAGGTTATAGTGGAGTTGGTCTTTATTCAAAGATTGATCCCATTAAAGTAGAGAATATGAATATAGAAGGATTTGATAGGGAAGGAAGATGTTTAATTGTTTATTATAGTGATTTTATTCTTATTAATTCGTATTTCCCTAATTCTCAAGCTTTAAGAAAAAGACTTAATTATAAGCTTGAGTTTCTAACTAGTCTTGAGTCTATTGCAAATTCACTTGTAAGTTCTGGAAAGAATATTATTATTTGTGGTGATTTTAATATTGCTCATACAGAAATTGATTTATTTAATCCTAAAACTAGCAGGGAATCTGCTGGTTTTTATATTGAAGAAACTACTTGGATGGATTCTTTTTTAAATCAAGGTTATGTTGATACTTTTAGAATGTTTAATAAGGAGCCGGGTAATTATACTTGGTGGGATTATAGAACAAAATCGAGAGAGCGTA is a genomic window containing:
- a CDS encoding glucosaminidase domain-containing protein, producing MPKTFLLLIIPLILLTVKGYCVEDIIEINTEIKKEKYIPFLLSKGKSQIEVLVKYTLKMNPHLEAEYVKKIAQTYIDESLIEGINYDIAYAQMLLETGILKFNGIVSKEQHNFSGIGATNKFTKGNSFSNIKEGIRAHIQHLKAYASSKNIKSNMVDPRFYLVKRGSAPTIYDLTGKWATDKLYDKKLKKILLELLEFDNAKR
- a CDS encoding MBL fold metallo-hydrolase — protein: MMGIFLGTGASSGVPMLNCNCKVCSLNLAKNKRLRSSFLLSLRGINLLIDTGPDIRIQLLRENVIHLDLVLYTHEHYDHIMGFDDIKCYTRTSPLPIYARESTMQHIKNAFPHNFSSKISISGRANVLPNLAVDLQQIVFKGINIIPIPLLHGDIVSLGYRINNLAYLTDVKFIPDISYNYLKGLDVLIIDALRIKPHPGHLNFDDAIVEVKKINPKITYFTHISHDIMHEEFDYLKRDNIYLAYDGLRIYT
- the xth gene encoding exodeoxyribonuclease III translates to MNLISWNVNGIRALFGKGFLDFIEKYNPDILCLQETKACKEQLPKELVNIKGYYSYFSKSVIKGYSGVGLYSKIDPIKVENMNIEGFDREGRCLIVYYSDFILINSYFPNSQALRKRLNYKLEFLTSLESIANSLVSSGKNIIICGDFNIAHTEIDLFNPKTSRESAGFYIEETTWMDSFLNQGYVDTFRMFNKEPGNYTWWDYRTKSRERNIGWRIDYFVVNANFKSKIKNSLILSEVMGSDHCPILLDLS
- a CDS encoding TIGR02757 family protein, coding for MQKDKNTILDTLELIYSKYNKKEFVHPDPLEFLYKYTKQEDIELVGLISSSLALGRVEQILLAIDQILKPLGNQPSETLERLKKKDLDVIYKNFIYRFFKTEDIVQLLMSFKKIKEHYFTIENLLYNIYKKNKNLVLSLDTLITQMEKMNGQSFGIILPKPSKGSACKRLFLFLRWMIRKDEVDLGIWNKFNPSNLIVPMDTHMTYISSKLFNIQINKNISLKKAIEVTKHFLKNNKDDPVKYDFSLTRFGIHKDFDKKELFTNIFKN